In a single window of the Pelodiscus sinensis isolate JC-2024 chromosome 18, ASM4963464v1, whole genome shotgun sequence genome:
- the LOC102459969 gene encoding bactericidal permeability-increasing protein isoform X1 — MVWGLVLVLLGACSGAEGADAGVKGRVTQKGLQYGQQFGLELALALLRKEQVPDLNGSYNLPLIGVVGYSVSRIRIQELQLSESSLSFSEGTGVRLVVSHARILLSGVWRVMALFVPDSGSFHVSVSGLSLSAELGVSRDDSGRPQVWSASCHSTIGRLDVKFHGGASWLYNLFTGALQEPLRHEVNKQLCLGLRKGVSDLERALKIMPVTAQLDPFAAFDYSLVSKPMIARDHGDMDLKGEFYGVGKHTESPFSPAPFLLPDEGDRMLLLGLSEFSANSAAFVYFTAGALRKKLTDSMIPKRSPIRLNTRSLGLFCPQLKRLYPGLPMELHLSARKQPLLTCRPGSLALALAGAAEAFVVLPNATLASAFLLHLDASLAGQLHLDSAKAGGSVALSSFSMSMVRSQVGSVQVKVLEKLLKLALRLVVLPMANKKLREGFPLPSIYNLSLADPHVTVKQGFVLVATDVQYKA; from the exons ATGGTTTGGGGCCTGGTCCTTGTTCTGCTGGGCGCTTGCTCTGGGGCGGAAGGAGCCGATGCCGGCGTGAAAGGCAGAGTGACGCAGAAGGGCCTGCAGTACG GTCAGCAGTTCGGCCTGGAGCTGGCGCTGGCGCTGCTGAGGAAGGAGCAGGTCCCGGATCTGAATGGTTCATACAACTTGCCCCTCATCGGGGTCGTGGGCTACTCCGTGTCCAG GATCCGGATTCAGGAGCTGCAGCTGAGCGAGTCGTCCCTCAGCTTCTCCGAGGGCACCGGCGTGAGGCTCGTGGTCAGCCACGCCCGCATCCTGCTCAGTGGTGTCTGGCGCGTGATGGCGCTGTTCGT acCCGACAGTGGCTCCTTCCACGTGAGTGTGAGCGGCCTGTCCCTCTCCGCTGAGCTCGGGGTGAGCAGGGATGACAGCGGCCGGCCCCAGGTGTGGAGCGCCAGCTGCCACTCCACCATCGGGAGGCTGGATGTGAAGTTCCATGGTGGAGCCAG ctggctCTACAATCTGTTCACGGGGGCGCTCCAAGAACCCCTGCGGCATGAAGTGAATAAGCAG ctctgcctggggctCAGGAAAGGGGTCAGCGATCTGGAGCGCGCCCTGAAGATCATGCCAG TCACAGCCCAGCTCGACCCCTTCGCTGCCTTTGACTACTCCTTGGTCAGCAAGCCGATGATTGCCAGGGACCATGGGGACATGGACCTGAAG GGCGAGTTCTATGGCGTGGGCAAACACACTGAgagccccttctcccccgcccccttcctgctGCCGGACGAGGGGGACCGCATGCTGCTTCTTGGCCTCTCTGAGTTCTCGGCCAACTCGGCTGCCTTCGTCTACTTCACCGCAGGGGCCTTGCGGAAGAAGCTCACGGACAGCATG ATCCCAAAGCGCTCCCCCATCCGGCTGAACACGCGCAGCTTGGGGCTCTTCTGCCCACAG CTGAAGAGGCTCTACCCCGGCCTGCCCATGGAGCTGCACCTGTCTGCCCGCAAGCAGCCGCTGCTGACCTGCCGCccaggcagcctggccctggccctggccggcGCCGCCGAGGCCTTCGTAGTCCTGCCGAACGCCACCCTGGCCTCGGCCTTCCTGCTGCACCTG GACGCCAGCCTGGCGGGGCAGCTGCACCTCGACTCGGCCAAGGCCGGGGGCTCCGTAGCTCTGAGCAG CTTCAGCATGTCCATGGTGCGCTCCCAGGTGGGCTCAGTCCAG GTGAAGGTTTTGGAGAAGCTGCTGAAGCTGGCGCTGAGGCTGGTTGTGCTGCCGATGGCCAACA AGAAGCTGCGGGAAGGATTCCCCCTGCCCAGCATCTATAACCTCAGCCTGGCCGATCCCCACGTCACAGTCAAGCAG GGCTTTGTGCTGGTAGCCACCGACGTGCAGTACAAGGCCTGA
- the LOC102459969 gene encoding bactericidal permeability-increasing protein isoform X2: protein MVWGLVLVLLGACSGAEGADAGVKGRVTQKGLQYGQQFGLELALALLRKEQVPDLNGSYNLPLIGVVGYSVSRIRIQELQLSESSLSFSEGTGVRLVVSHARILLSGVWRVMALFVPDSGSFHVSVSGLSLSAELGVSRDDSGRPQVWSASCHSTIGRLDVKFHGGASWLYNLFTGALQEPLRHEVNKQLCLGLRKGVSDLERALKIMPVTAQLDPFAAFDYSLVSKPMIARDHGDMDLKGEFYGVGKHTESPFSPAPFLLPDEGDRMLLLGLSEFSANSAAFVYFTAGALRKKLTDSMIPKRSPIRLNTRSLGLFCPQLKRLYPGLPMELHLSARKQPLLTCRPGSLALALAGAAEAFVVLPNATLASAFLLHLVKVLEKLLKLALRLVVLPMANKKLREGFPLPSIYNLSLADPHVTVKQGFVLVATDVQYKA, encoded by the exons ATGGTTTGGGGCCTGGTCCTTGTTCTGCTGGGCGCTTGCTCTGGGGCGGAAGGAGCCGATGCCGGCGTGAAAGGCAGAGTGACGCAGAAGGGCCTGCAGTACG GTCAGCAGTTCGGCCTGGAGCTGGCGCTGGCGCTGCTGAGGAAGGAGCAGGTCCCGGATCTGAATGGTTCATACAACTTGCCCCTCATCGGGGTCGTGGGCTACTCCGTGTCCAG GATCCGGATTCAGGAGCTGCAGCTGAGCGAGTCGTCCCTCAGCTTCTCCGAGGGCACCGGCGTGAGGCTCGTGGTCAGCCACGCCCGCATCCTGCTCAGTGGTGTCTGGCGCGTGATGGCGCTGTTCGT acCCGACAGTGGCTCCTTCCACGTGAGTGTGAGCGGCCTGTCCCTCTCCGCTGAGCTCGGGGTGAGCAGGGATGACAGCGGCCGGCCCCAGGTGTGGAGCGCCAGCTGCCACTCCACCATCGGGAGGCTGGATGTGAAGTTCCATGGTGGAGCCAG ctggctCTACAATCTGTTCACGGGGGCGCTCCAAGAACCCCTGCGGCATGAAGTGAATAAGCAG ctctgcctggggctCAGGAAAGGGGTCAGCGATCTGGAGCGCGCCCTGAAGATCATGCCAG TCACAGCCCAGCTCGACCCCTTCGCTGCCTTTGACTACTCCTTGGTCAGCAAGCCGATGATTGCCAGGGACCATGGGGACATGGACCTGAAG GGCGAGTTCTATGGCGTGGGCAAACACACTGAgagccccttctcccccgcccccttcctgctGCCGGACGAGGGGGACCGCATGCTGCTTCTTGGCCTCTCTGAGTTCTCGGCCAACTCGGCTGCCTTCGTCTACTTCACCGCAGGGGCCTTGCGGAAGAAGCTCACGGACAGCATG ATCCCAAAGCGCTCCCCCATCCGGCTGAACACGCGCAGCTTGGGGCTCTTCTGCCCACAG CTGAAGAGGCTCTACCCCGGCCTGCCCATGGAGCTGCACCTGTCTGCCCGCAAGCAGCCGCTGCTGACCTGCCGCccaggcagcctggccctggccctggccggcGCCGCCGAGGCCTTCGTAGTCCTGCCGAACGCCACCCTGGCCTCGGCCTTCCTGCTGCACCTG GTGAAGGTTTTGGAGAAGCTGCTGAAGCTGGCGCTGAGGCTGGTTGTGCTGCCGATGGCCAACA AGAAGCTGCGGGAAGGATTCCCCCTGCCCAGCATCTATAACCTCAGCCTGGCCGATCCCCACGTCACAGTCAAGCAG GGCTTTGTGCTGGTAGCCACCGACGTGCAGTACAAGGCCTGA
- the LOC102459969 gene encoding bactericidal permeability-increasing protein isoform X3, whose amino-acid sequence MGLLLPPLRGSPCSTEHCPGSALSFSRPDSGSFHVSVSGLSLSAELGVSRDDSGRPQVWSASCHSTIGRLDVKFHGGASWLYNLFTGALQEPLRHEVNKQLCLGLRKGVSDLERALKIMPVTAQLDPFAAFDYSLVSKPMIARDHGDMDLKGEFYGVGKHTESPFSPAPFLLPDEGDRMLLLGLSEFSANSAAFVYFTAGALRKKLTDSMIPKRSPIRLNTRSLGLFCPQLKRLYPGLPMELHLSARKQPLLTCRPGSLALALAGAAEAFVVLPNATLASAFLLHLDASLAGQLHLDSAKAGGSVALSSFSMSMVRSQVGSVQVKVLEKLLKLALRLVVLPMANKKLREGFPLPSIYNLSLADPHVTVKQGFVLVATDVQYKA is encoded by the exons AtggggctcctgcttcccccccttagAGGGAGTCCCTGCAGTACAGAGCACTGCCCGGGCTCTGCTCTCTCCTTCTCCAG acCCGACAGTGGCTCCTTCCACGTGAGTGTGAGCGGCCTGTCCCTCTCCGCTGAGCTCGGGGTGAGCAGGGATGACAGCGGCCGGCCCCAGGTGTGGAGCGCCAGCTGCCACTCCACCATCGGGAGGCTGGATGTGAAGTTCCATGGTGGAGCCAG ctggctCTACAATCTGTTCACGGGGGCGCTCCAAGAACCCCTGCGGCATGAAGTGAATAAGCAG ctctgcctggggctCAGGAAAGGGGTCAGCGATCTGGAGCGCGCCCTGAAGATCATGCCAG TCACAGCCCAGCTCGACCCCTTCGCTGCCTTTGACTACTCCTTGGTCAGCAAGCCGATGATTGCCAGGGACCATGGGGACATGGACCTGAAG GGCGAGTTCTATGGCGTGGGCAAACACACTGAgagccccttctcccccgcccccttcctgctGCCGGACGAGGGGGACCGCATGCTGCTTCTTGGCCTCTCTGAGTTCTCGGCCAACTCGGCTGCCTTCGTCTACTTCACCGCAGGGGCCTTGCGGAAGAAGCTCACGGACAGCATG ATCCCAAAGCGCTCCCCCATCCGGCTGAACACGCGCAGCTTGGGGCTCTTCTGCCCACAG CTGAAGAGGCTCTACCCCGGCCTGCCCATGGAGCTGCACCTGTCTGCCCGCAAGCAGCCGCTGCTGACCTGCCGCccaggcagcctggccctggccctggccggcGCCGCCGAGGCCTTCGTAGTCCTGCCGAACGCCACCCTGGCCTCGGCCTTCCTGCTGCACCTG GACGCCAGCCTGGCGGGGCAGCTGCACCTCGACTCGGCCAAGGCCGGGGGCTCCGTAGCTCTGAGCAG CTTCAGCATGTCCATGGTGCGCTCCCAGGTGGGCTCAGTCCAG GTGAAGGTTTTGGAGAAGCTGCTGAAGCTGGCGCTGAGGCTGGTTGTGCTGCCGATGGCCAACA AGAAGCTGCGGGAAGGATTCCCCCTGCCCAGCATCTATAACCTCAGCCTGGCCGATCCCCACGTCACAGTCAAGCAG GGCTTTGTGCTGGTAGCCACCGACGTGCAGTACAAGGCCTGA